CCCGGCGGTGCGCGACGCGTTGCGGCTGGGCACCCACCAGCTGCTGGCGATGCGCGTGCCCCCGCACGCCGCCGTGGACACCACCGTGAACCTGGTCCGTCGCCGGATCGGGCACCGGCCCGTCGGGTTCACCAACGCGGTGCTGCGCAAGATCGGGCAGAAGGACCTCGGCATGTGGATCAACGAGGTCACGGCAGGGCTGAGCCGGCTCGACGCGCTGGCCGTCCGGTACTCGCATCCCACATGGGTCGTCGAGGCGCTGGAGCAGGCGGTCGGTGCGGACCAGCTCGAGGACCTGCTCGAGGCCGACAACGTGCCGCCGTACGTCACGCTGGTCGCCCGCCCGGGCCTCGTCGACCCGCGGTCCCTGCCCGGTGAGACGGGACAGCTCAGTCCGTACGCCCGGGTGATGACCGGTGGCGGCGACCCCGGCTTCGTCCCGGCCGTGCGCGACGGCCGCGCGGGCGTGCAGGACGAGGGCTCGCAGATGGTCGCGATCACGACCGCCGAGGCCCCGATCGAGGGCTACGACACCCACTGGCTCGACCTGGCTGCCGGTCCCGGCGGCAAGGCCGCCCTGCTCGGCGCCCTCGCGGCGCAGCGCGGGGCCACCCTGGTCGCCAACGAGATGCAGCCGCACCGGGCCGAGCTGGTCCGTCAGTCGGTGAAGGCGCTGAAGAACGTCGAGGTCACCGTCTTCGACGGCCGCGAGGGTCCGTGGGAGGAGGAGTCCTTCGACCGCGTCCTGCTGGACGCCCCGTGCACCGGGCTCGGCGCGCTCCGCCGGCGTCCGGAGGCCCGCTGGCGTCGCAAGCCTGAGGACGTCCCCGAGCTCGTGACGTTGCAGCGCGAGCTGCTGGGCCGCGCTGTCGACCTCGTCCGTCCGGGCGGCGTCGTCGGCTACGCGACGTGCTCGCCGCTGCTGGCCGAGACCCGCGAGGTCGTGGACGCTGTTCTCGCGGACCGTCCCGATCTCAAGCTCGAGTCCGAGCACCACTGGTGGCCGCACACCGACGGCACCGACGCGATGTACCTCGCCATCGTCCGGCGCTCCTGATCTCGGTACCCTCGCCCCATGCGCATCACCCCGAGCCTGCTGAACGCCGACTTCGCGAACCTGGCGGGGGAGGCGGCACGGATCCCCAGTGCCGACTACCTGCACATGGACGTGATGGACAACCACTTCGTGCCGAACCTGACGCTCGGCGCTCCGGTGATCGAGGCGCTGGCGAAGGCGGCCCCGCAGCCGATCGACGCGCACCTCATGATCGAGGAGCCCGACCGCTGGGCCCCGCAGTTCGTCGAGGCCGGGGCGTCCAGCGTGACGTTCCACGTCGAGGCAGCCCAGGCTCCCGTACGGCTCGCTCGTGAGATCCGTGCCCAGGGTGCGCGTGCCTCGATGGCGCTCAAGCCCGCGACGCCGATCGAGCCCTACGAGGACCTGCTGCCCGAGCTCGACATGGTGCTGATCATGACCGTCGAGCCGGGATTCGGCGGCCAGAAGTTCCTCGACCTGTGCCTGCCCAAGATCCGTCGCACCCGCGCGCTGCTCGACAAGGTCGGCGGCGACATCTGGCTTCAGGTCGACGGGGGAGTGTCGCTGGAGACCATCGAGCGTTGCGCCGAGGCCGGCGCCGACACGTTCGTGGCGGGCTCCGCGGTCTACGGCGCGGACGACCCGGGCGCGATGGTCGAGCGTCTGCGTGAGACGGCCGCCGGCGCTTGTCACTGAGCCGGTAGACTCTCCGCAGAACGAGCTAACGCTCGCGTGCTCCGGGGTCGGTGAAAGTCCGAACCGGCGGTGACAGTCCGCGACCCGAGGCCCTCCGGGGCTGAGGTTGAACCGGTGGAACTCCGGTACCGACGGTTAAAGTCCGGATGGAAGGTGCACGCTGCTCGGGCGCGACGCGTCCGAGCCGTCCCCGGTGTGTCGTGAGCCCGACCGCAGGGGGCCCGGTGGCCAGTCAGACCGAGATCGACGCGATGCGTCGAGCGATCGACGCCGCACGCACGGTGGGCCGCACGCTGCCCAACCCTCCGGTCGGCTGCGTGCTGCTCGCGCCGGACGGCACCGAGCTGGCGGTCGGCGTCCATCGTGGCGCCGGCACCGACCACGCCGAGGTCGACGCCCTCAAGCAGGCCGGCGACCGGGCCCGCGGCGCCACTGCCGTCGTGACGCTCGAGCCCTGCGACCACACCGGCCGGACCGGCCCGTGCACCCGCGCTCTGCTCGACGCGGGTGTCGCCCGGGTCGTCCACGGCTCCAGCGATCCCGCGGAGGGCGCCGGGGGAGCGAAGGCGCTGATCGACGCCGGGGTCGACGTCGAGAGTGGTGTCCTGGTCGACGAGACCGACGAGCTGATCCGGTTCTGGGCCTTCCGTCACGTCCACGGCCGGCCGTTCGTGACCTGGAAGTACGCCGCCACCCTCGACGGGCTCAGCGCGGCGCCGGACGGCACGAGCCAGTGGATCACCAGCCAGACGGCACGCCGCGACGTGCAGCAGTTCCGGGCCGAGTGCGACGCCATCATGGCGGGCACGAACTCGGTGTTGACCGACGATCCCCGGCTCACGGTGCGCGATGACGACGACCGGCCCCTGCCGTACGACCGCCAGCCGCTGCGGGTCGTGGTGGGGGAGTCGAAGATCCCGCAGTACTACCGCGTCCTCGACCGCGTGGCTCCCACCCGGCTGATCCAGTCCCGTGACCCGCACGAGGTACTGGGCCTGCTGAACGAGGCCGGCATCCACCACGTGTGGCTCGAGGGCGGACCGCGTCTGGCGGGCGCCTTCTGGGGCGCAGGCCTGATCGACCGCGTCATCGGCTACCTGGCGCCGGCGATGCTCGGCTCCGGCCGTGCCGCGCTCGAGGGCGAGGCCACGACGCTGGCGGACATCCGCCCCATCGCCATCACCGACCTGAGCATGGTCGGCCCCGACATCCGCATCATCGGCACGCCCGGCCGGGCGCCCAGAGAGGACATGGACTGATGTTCACCGGACTGGTGGAGGAGAAGGGCACCGTCGTGGCCCTGGACGACCTCGGCGACTCCGTGAGGATCACGATCCGCGGACCCGTCGTGACCTCGGACGCCGCCCACGGCGACTCGATCGCCGTCAACGGCTGCTGCCTGACGGTCGTCGACCCGACGCAGGACACCTTCAGCGCCGACGTCATGCGCGAGTCGCTCGACCGGACCAGCCTGGGCGACCTGACGCCGGGCGCCGAGGTCAACCTCGAGCGCGCGATGCAGGCCGGCGCCCGCATGGGCGGCCACATCGTCCAGGGACACGTCGACGGCACGGCGACGTTGCTGGACCGCACCCCCAGCGAGCACTGGGAGGTCGTCCGCTTCAGCCTGCCGCCCGAGCTCGCCCGCTACGTCGTCGACAAGGGATCGATCACCGTCGACGGCACGTCGCTCACGGTCGTCGAGGCCGGCGACGACTGGTTCAGCGTCTCGCTGATCCCCACCACCTTGGCCGACACCGTGCTCGGCACCCGTCAACCCGGCGACCGCGTCAACCTCGAGGTGGACGTCATCGCCAAGTACGTCGAGCGGCTGCTCGAGAAGGGAGCTCACGCATGAGCGAGCAGTACTCCGGAGTCCGCCTCGACAGCATCGAGCGCGCGATCAACGACATCCGCGAGGGCAAGGCCATCGTCGTCGTCGACGACGAGGGCCGCGAGAACGAGGGCGACATCATCTTCGCCGCATCCAAGGCCACGCC
Above is a window of Aeromicrobium senzhongii DNA encoding:
- a CDS encoding RsmB/NOP family class I SAM-dependent RNA methyltransferase, with amino-acid sequence MSNAITDPREVAFEVMSAVRTREVYVNLLLPTLLGGLSERDAALATELTHNTIRNQGTYDAIIDRVATGTVHPAVRDALRLGTHQLLAMRVPPHAAVDTTVNLVRRRIGHRPVGFTNAVLRKIGQKDLGMWINEVTAGLSRLDALAVRYSHPTWVVEALEQAVGADQLEDLLEADNVPPYVTLVARPGLVDPRSLPGETGQLSPYARVMTGGGDPGFVPAVRDGRAGVQDEGSQMVAITTAEAPIEGYDTHWLDLAAGPGGKAALLGALAAQRGATLVANEMQPHRAELVRQSVKALKNVEVTVFDGREGPWEEESFDRVLLDAPCTGLGALRRRPEARWRRKPEDVPELVTLQRELLGRAVDLVRPGGVVGYATCSPLLAETREVVDAVLADRPDLKLESEHHWWPHTDGTDAMYLAIVRRS
- the ribD gene encoding bifunctional diaminohydroxyphosphoribosylaminopyrimidine deaminase/5-amino-6-(5-phosphoribosylamino)uracil reductase RibD — encoded protein: MRRAIDAARTVGRTLPNPPVGCVLLAPDGTELAVGVHRGAGTDHAEVDALKQAGDRARGATAVVTLEPCDHTGRTGPCTRALLDAGVARVVHGSSDPAEGAGGAKALIDAGVDVESGVLVDETDELIRFWAFRHVHGRPFVTWKYAATLDGLSAAPDGTSQWITSQTARRDVQQFRAECDAIMAGTNSVLTDDPRLTVRDDDDRPLPYDRQPLRVVVGESKIPQYYRVLDRVAPTRLIQSRDPHEVLGLLNEAGIHHVWLEGGPRLAGAFWGAGLIDRVIGYLAPAMLGSGRAALEGEATTLADIRPIAITDLSMVGPDIRIIGTPGRAPREDMD
- a CDS encoding riboflavin synthase; amino-acid sequence: MFTGLVEEKGTVVALDDLGDSVRITIRGPVVTSDAAHGDSIAVNGCCLTVVDPTQDTFSADVMRESLDRTSLGDLTPGAEVNLERAMQAGARMGGHIVQGHVDGTATLLDRTPSEHWEVVRFSLPPELARYVVDKGSITVDGTSLTVVEAGDDWFSVSLIPTTLADTVLGTRQPGDRVNLEVDVIAKYVERLLEKGAHA
- the rpe gene encoding ribulose-phosphate 3-epimerase, encoding MRITPSLLNADFANLAGEAARIPSADYLHMDVMDNHFVPNLTLGAPVIEALAKAAPQPIDAHLMIEEPDRWAPQFVEAGASSVTFHVEAAQAPVRLAREIRAQGARASMALKPATPIEPYEDLLPELDMVLIMTVEPGFGGQKFLDLCLPKIRRTRALLDKVGGDIWLQVDGGVSLETIERCAEAGADTFVAGSAVYGADDPGAMVERLRETAAGACH